The genomic stretch TGTCACGATGATGACAGTGAAGAGAAAGGGCCTCAACTGGCTTTTTCAGAATTAATCTATACGCTGGATGCAGAAGAACCGTTAAAAGTTGAAATTCGGGTTACAGAGCCGGTATCGGCGAATACGTCTGTCAAATTTAATGTAAGGGGAGCCGCTGTGCAGGGAGAGGAATATGAGCTTTCTGCCGATGAGTTTGTTATTCCCGCGGGAGAGAGTACCGCTAGTATTACCGTGACCCCTAAAAATAATTTTGAGGATGGGAAAACGATAAAACTGGAATTATACCCTATTGACGGATATGCGCTTGGAGAGTATAATTTTACCTTGATCGAAGTGCTTACTAAAGGACAGTTAATTTGTTCTTTCCAGGAAGAGAATTATGTTTTACCCGGGGAGGTTGAGATTAGAATGGATGCGAAAGATGCGAATACGGGAAAATATTTCTCGGCGAGTACGGATACAAAAGTTCCTTTTATCGTGGGAGAACATTCGACGGCAATAGAACATGTACATTATGAATTCGTGGATAATCCCGATAAAATGTTTGTTATTCCGGCCAAAAAGAGTTATGGTACGATAAAAATCAGGTTCTTGAAATGGGAAGAGGGAAAAACGACCTTGTTTTTATTGGTTCCGGACGGGAATGATCGTATTTTACCGGGTGATGTGGATCAAACCGAGATTTATATAAAGGGAATGACAACTCCTGATCGTTTGGAAGGTAAATGGATATTTAAGGAGCTGACATCAATGGATTATGTGAAAAATAATGCGTGGTATGGTGGAGAAGAGATCGCAAATATGCCGGAAAATAATTTACCGACGGATATGTTGGAGTTTGTGAATGGGGGAACTCGGTTGAAGGTTCATGCGACCGGAGATATGGCGAAGTATTTTAGAGATGCTGATGTCACTTTCTTGAAAGAACAGTTGGTGTACTTGTATGAATTTGGAGGAATCGGACGACCACCACAGGTGACTGTTTCTATGATGAATTTGAGTCAGGCGAATGTTAATTTCTCGGGTGTAAATGAGAAGTTGAGATCTGTACAGGTTGGTTTTAGATTATTGGAGGATAATGAGACATTGGAGGTTACCGTGTTTGATTATGAGCCAACGGATTTCTTATATAATACTTATAGAGATCTTGCAGCCTGGTCGGGAGAAGGGGAGTTCCCGATGGAAATGCATATGATCAGGTATCATTTTACTAAAGTGAAGTAAGTGATGAGGTGGGGTATTGGTTTATGGATTGCATGCCTGTGGGCGTGCAATCCTATTAATGGGGTAAAGATTTCAGGAAATTTACTTCATTATAAAGGGAATAAATTATATTTTGAAGTTTGTGGACAAGATACAACAATAGCTGTTGCTTTAGATAGTACGGGAGCTTTTGAGGCTGATTTACCTTTGGTAAAAGCCGGTTATGTGCGATTGGCGAATGGGAAAGCCGCTTTTCCTCTTTTTTTGCAACCGGGGAAGAGTGTTCGCTTGAAGATGGATGTAAAGAGCGTGTTGGAGGGTGATTATGAATCTGTTGAGTTTTTAGAGGGAAGTAACCCGGAAACCCGAATGATGGTTGATTATTACCAGAAACAGTGGTTCCCATCAACACAAGAGATGTTTGTACTTCCACCGAGTGATTTTAAACAGCTCATGGATTCTATTGTACGTTTTAATGATCGTATTATTTCAGCATTCGTGAAAAAGAATACTTGCGATCCGGTGTTTGTGCAATTATTTCGAATACAGGTAAAAGTACCATTGGCTGCCTCTTATTTTTATTATCCCATGTATCATTCGTTGTTGAACCGGGAGGATAAAAGTGATATTCCTGCTGATTTCAATATATTTGATCGAATGTTGCCGAAAAATGATATAGATGTTTATCGGGATGTATATCGTTATAAAATTTATGAGGTTTCTTATTGGAATAATTTGCTGGGCGAGAAGTTAGCTAATTTGATGTCTGAACCGGGGCAATTTGTGAATGCTTATATTGATGAGTTGAATAATTTGGGTTTGCATGAGCAGATTCGGGATGATATAGGGAATAATTTCGTGATGCAGTATTGTAATGAATTGCCTGAGGAGGCCGTGTCGATATTGAAAAACAGGTATAAGGAGATTGTCGTTAATCCAAAGTACCTGAAAGAAATAGAACATGTTTTTCAAAATGTTTTGCCTTAAAAGAATTTTCAACTTTCAATTAATTGACTATCTTTGCACCCGCCTATCGTGAATAGGAAAGTAATTAATGAGTTAAAATTAAAAAGAATGGCAACTAAAATTAGATTAGCAAGACACGGTCGTAAAGGACGTCCGTTCTACCATGTAGTGGTAGCAGATAGTAGAGCACCGCGTGATGGTCGTTACATTGAAAGAATTGGTTCTTACAACCCGATGACCAACCCGGCTACGATTGATTTGAATTTCGACAGAGCGTTATACTGGTTGATGACCGGAGCTCAACCGACTGACACGGCTAAAAGAATTCTTTCTTACGAGGGAGTACTTATGAAAAAGCACTTGTTGGAAGGTGTGAAGAAAGGTGCATTTGATATGGCTGCTGCTGACACGAAATTTGAAGCTTGGAAAAAAGAGAAAATTGCTAAAATTCAGGCTAAAATTGCTCGTTTGGCTAACGAATCAGAAAGTGCTTATAAGGCTCGTTTGGAGGCTGAGGCTAAAGTGAAAGAGGCTAAAGCTGAGATTGTGGCTAAAAAACAAGCTGAAATTGCTGCTGCAAAAGCTGAAGCTGAAGCAGCTGCTAGAGCAGAAGTAGAGGCTGCTGCAACTGAAGCTGCCGCTGAGGCTGCTCCGGAAGCTCCGGCAGAAACTCCAGCAGCAGAGTAATTTTATGGTCAAGAGAGAAGATTGTGTAAAGATAGGAGAGATCGGTAAGACTCATAACTTACAGGGAGCTCTTGTTGTTTATACGGATAATGATCTTCTTGAACAATACATGGATGAACCGGTGTTTATTTTTTTAGAAGGAGCACCGGTTCCCTTTTATATTGCTGAAGATGGTTTGACGGAAAGAAACCATTCTTCTTATATTGTCAAATTTGATTTTGTAGACTCGAAGGAGCAAGCGGATCGCCTGGTTGGTTGTGATCTGTTAATGGAGAAATATTTGCTGGAAGAAGAGGATAAATTGCCTTTTGAGCTTTCAGACTTAATTGGCTATTCCGTGCTGGACGAGTTGACGGGAGAGACGGGTGTTGTGGAGCAGGTAGACAATTATTCAGGTAACGTGGTTCTCACGATAAAAATATTTTCCAAAGAAATTCTTCTTCCCGTATCCGATGAATATGTCTTGGATATTTCTCATGATGAGAAAAGAATGCATGTAAATATTTCTGAAGAGATCAAGGAGCTTTATTAAACACTAGAACGTATAAATAGCTAAAAATTGCTAGCTATTTGTGTGTCTTATTGGGTGTTTCGGGGTGGTGTACTTATCATGTAAAATTCAAATTTTATTAAAGCAAAATATTCTTGGAAAATATTTGTAGTTTGTATTGATTTTATATTTGGAAAATTTTTTGATATTCTATGAATTGTTATTTATTTTATTATTAGTGC from Butyricimonas virosa encodes the following:
- the rimM gene encoding ribosome maturation factor RimM (Essential for efficient processing of 16S rRNA), producing MVKREDCVKIGEIGKTHNLQGALVVYTDNDLLEQYMDEPVFIFLEGAPVPFYIAEDGLTERNHSSYIVKFDFVDSKEQADRLVGCDLLMEKYLLEEEDKLPFELSDLIGYSVLDELTGETGVVEQVDNYSGNVVLTIKIFSKEILLPVSDEYVLDISHDEKRMHVNISEEIKELY
- a CDS encoding 30S ribosomal protein S16; protein product: MATKIRLARHGRKGRPFYHVVVADSRAPRDGRYIERIGSYNPMTNPATIDLNFDRALYWLMTGAQPTDTAKRILSYEGVLMKKHLLEGVKKGAFDMAAADTKFEAWKKEKIAKIQAKIARLANESESAYKARLEAEAKVKEAKAEIVAKKQAEIAAAKAEAEAAARAEVEAAATEAAAEAAPEAPAETPAAE